The genomic stretch GcagacacacaatgcaattattcTCACCTGTTCTTCATTAGCCGCAGTTCTCTCTTACGTGTTGCTTCTTCGGCTAGTTGCTGAGGGCTGTGAAGGTTTGCTGGTGCAGCTGCCACTACGACCGTCTGTGGCAGAGCAGAGCTCGCGGTGTGGATCTGGTATGCTGGCATCTCTCCAGTAGCAGCTGCAATGAAGAACAGTCTACATCACCGAAACGGAATAATCTCGTGGCAGCACTGAAAAAGCTCACAACAGTTATGGAAGAGGAAGGGGGCTGCCACAAAGCAAGCTACCTGTGCGATTCACTTCTCACCGATTCTATTCCCCTGTATACACTTCCAGGGCAGGGAACA from Hyperolius riggenbachi isolate aHypRig1 chromosome 5, aHypRig1.pri, whole genome shotgun sequence encodes the following:
- the CREM gene encoding cAMP-responsive element modulator isoform X3, whose protein sequence is MPAYQIHTASSALPQTVVVAAAPANLHSPQQLAEEATRKRELRLMKNREAARECRKKKKEYVKCLENRVAVLENQNKTLIEELKALKDLYCHKAE
- the CREM gene encoding cAMP-responsive element modulator isoform X2 yields the protein MWAATGEMPAYQIHTASSALPQTVVVAAAPANLHSPQQLAEEATRKRELRLMKNREAARECRKKKKEYVKCLENRVAVLENQNKTLIEELKALKDLYCHKAE